One Dromiciops gliroides isolate mDroGli1 chromosome 3, mDroGli1.pri, whole genome shotgun sequence DNA segment encodes these proteins:
- the LOC122746507 gene encoding cyclin-C-like, producing MAGNFWQSSHNLQWIFEKQDLLKERQKDLKFLSEEEYWKLQLFFTNVIQALGEHLKLRQQVVATATVYFKRFYARYSLTSIDPVLMAPTCVFLASKVEEFGEVSKTSLISAATSVLKTRFSYAFPKKFPYRMNHILECEFYLVELMDCCLIVYHPYRPLLQYVQNMGQEDRLLRVAWRIVNDTYRTDLCLLYPPFMIALASLHVACVAQQKDAVQWFAELSVDLEKILEIIRVILKLYEQWKNFDERKEVATILSKMPKPKPLPHTEGEPGANGIQNLSYSQS from the coding sequence ATGGCAGGGAACTTCTGGCAGAGCTCCCACAATTTACAATGGATTTTCGAGAAACAAGATCTGTTGAAGGAACGCCAGAAGGACTTAAAGTTTCTCTCAGAAGAAGAGTATTGGAAACTGCAGCtattttttacaaatgttattcaAGCTTTAGGTGAGCATCTTAAGTTAAGACAGCAAGTTGTTGCCACTGCTACAGTCTATTTCAAAAGGTTCTACGCCAGATATTCCTTGACAAGTATAGATCCTGTATTAATGGCACCTACATGTGTATTTTTGGCATCCAAAGTAGAAGAATTTGGAGAAGTTTCAAAGACAAGTTTGATTTCTGCTGCTACGTCTGTATTAAAAACTAGATTTTCATATGCCTTTCCAAAGAAATTCCCTTATAGGATGAACCAcatattagaatgtgaattctacCTTGTAGAACTAATGGATTGTTGCTTGATAGTCTATCATCCTTATAGGCCTTTGCTCCAGTATGTGCAGAACATGGGCCAAGAAGACAGGTTACTTCGCGTTGCATGGAGGATAGTCAACGATACCTACAGAACGGATCTTTGCCTTCTCTATCCTCCTTTCATGATAGCCTTAGCTAGCCTACATGTAGCCTGTGTAGCACAACAAAAGGATGCTGTACAGTGGTTTGCTGAGCTTTCTGTTGATCTGGAGAAGATTTTGGAAATAATCAGGGTGATTTTAAAATTGTATGAGCAGTGGAAGAATTTTGATGAAAGAAAAGAGGTGGCAACTATCCTTAGTAAGATGCCTAAACCAAAACCACTTCCACACACTGAAGGAGAACCGGGTGCAAATGGAATCCAAAATTTGAGCTACAGCCAGTCTTAA